One genomic segment of Bombyx mori chromosome W, ASM3026992v2 includes these proteins:
- the LOC134201757 gene encoding uncharacterized protein LOC134201757, with translation MEVGPSDPLRTTTAERAGLRRKLDLHARFEQIAAENSRLRVENGQLRVDMAEMRTMVADLIERQRSSAPVPPLPEAEDPNEVEELRRRLVMLKARSSTVERARPPLAHELKNGPPVSAPRRIARAVNTYGGPKLCVTPATRPAAAVPARQLQTTGAPKPSPSRPTSQSKTQEAAPVPSQPAKAGPGRSRNKKKGGVNSAKSAPTPQPRPLPPAPANMNEAWTEVVRRMPKKVAAPAAPRPKPTPAATAPRQEGLTSYGVCLLYFYTGDEKI, from the coding sequence AtggaggtgggtccctctgacccacTCCGAACCACAACCGCGGAGAGGGCGGGCTTGCGGCGGAAACTAGATCTGCACGCCCGCTTTGAGCAGATTGCTGCAGAAAACAGCCGGCTTCGGGTCGAGAATGGACAGCTGcgtgtcgacatggccgagatGCGCacgatggttgccgacctcatcgagcggcaacgcagctcggctcCTGTCCCTCCTCTGCCCGAAGCCGAAGACCCCAATGAGGTCGAGGAGCTAAGGCGGCGGCTCGTCATGCTGAAGGCGAGGAGCTCCACagtggagcgcgcgagaccgcccctcgcccatgagctGAAGAACGGTCCCCCTGTATCGGCGCCTCGTAGGATTGCAAGGGCCGTGAACACGTATGGCGGACCGAAATTATGCGTGACACCCGCGACACGTCCTGCCGCTGCTGTCCCAGCAAGGCAGCTCCAGAcaacgggggcaccaaaaccctcGCCCTCAAGGCCTACCAGCCAGTCTAAGACCCAGGAGGCGGCTCCTgtcccgtcccagcctgcgaaggcggggcccggcaggagccgtaaCAAAAAGAAAGGGGGCGTCAACTCCGCCAAATCGGCACcaaccccccagccccgcccactgcccccagcCCCGGCAAATATGAACGAGGCCTGGACGGAGGTAGTGCGGCGCATGCCCAAGAAGGTGGCGGCACctgctgcgccgcgccccaagcctaCCCCTGCGGCCACTGCTCCCCGTCAAGAGG